TGCCGCCGCCGGTGAGTGTCGCACCGGGGCAAGGTCAccgccggcaccggcaccggcaccgcgcGCTCcgcgggcagcgcggccgcggCTCCCGGGATGGGACACCGGGGACGGGGAGCAGAGCCCCGggacggggacaccggggacggGGAGCAGAGCCCCGGGATGGGACACCGGGGACGGGGAGCAGAGCCCCTGGCTGCGGGCACCGGGAACACcggagaggggagcagagccccgggatggggacagcggggacagcggggaagGCGAGTGGAGCCCCTGAGAGCCCCGggatggggacaccggggacagcggCGGCTCCAGCGGGGTCCCCGAGTGCGCGGGGTGACGAGGAAGGCTGCTGTGGAGCGTGAGGAGCGGGGCACCGGGGCAGGCAGGCTGGGcacggcagggacagggacagggacgccCCAGGGCCGGGAGAGCGGGACCCGGGGCTGCGGCTGCTGGGTTTTGTGGGGCACATTCTGGGGCCGCCTGGGTGAGGGGCAGCAGCCCCCAGAGGGGTGAGGGGGCCAGCAGAGCTTGGCACCACCGGGGGTGGGGTGTGGGGgcagcagagcccggggcaCCGAGGGTCTGGGGCGCGGGAGCCTTGGGCCGGGGCCGTGCcggaggctggggctgggctgtcccCGCCGGGGACGCGCTGTAACCTCCCCTGGTGTTTAGTCTGCACCGGGGAACGTGGGGGTGACCTTGGACCCTGGCCATGAGCTGCTGCACGTGGAGCCTGTCCTGGTCAGGGACAGGCCGGGGCTGGTGGTGGCAGAGACACTGCCCTCTCACCCCATTCCCCTCCCAGACGCTGCTGGCTCTGCCGAGCTGCAGAGCCCCGTGCCAGctcagctgcccccggccctgCGGCGGGCAGGCccaggcaggctgtgccagggctgccaggagggGCTCAGCCTAATCCCACCAAGCATTCCCCAGGCAAGCATTCCTCCAGGGATCATGGTGGGCACTGTGCCACTCCCTGGCTGCCACCCCTGCTCCAGAtttgccctccctgtgcccccaaTGGTGGGACAGAAGGTCCCCCGCAGCCTGCACCCCCTCCCAGGCCAGGAGGGGGGTacccacagccacagccctgctgctcccaggtgcCGCAGTCCCAGTCCTCTGGGTGTCCCCTGGAAGcgggggcaggcaggggcagcagtgtgcccggctgtcccctcctgctgcccaggagccagggcaggggcagcgcacagggggctctgggggatCCCTGTCAGCGGGTCCGGGTGCCAGGGCCGGTGCATGCTCAGGTGTGTGCTGCACCTGGCTGATGCCCATGCCCAGGCTGCCCCCTGCCCGTTCCTCCGTGCTGGGGCGGTTCTgacgggccctgggctgctggggcggctgggctgggctgcccctggcgCTGGTGGGACCGGCGCTGCCGGCTCTGTCGGGGCTGTGCCGTGCCGGGCTGGCTGGGCTCGGGTGGGAGTGGCACTGCGGGCTCAGCTCCGGGGGTGGTCGTGTTGGGTTTGGCTCAGGTGGGACGGGCTGTCCCGCACCGGAGGCGGCTCTGTTGAGCTTGGCCTGTTCTGCCGGGCCTGGCGGTGCCGGTGCTGCGGGGGGCCCGGGTGGGACTGTTTTTGCAGCCATTGTCTTGGTGCTCTTTGAAGACTCTCCAGTTTCCTTCAGCGGGGCAGGTGGGGTGGCCCGGGGGGGCCAAGCCCGgcccagagggaggaggaggaggaggaggaggaggagggacgGCCGCTCTCCGCGCTCTGGGTCCTTGAGGCTGAGGCAGAGCGAGCGAAGGTCCCCGCAGCACTGACACGTCCCTCCCGCagctgccggggccgggccgggccggtcGGGACGCGCTGCCGGGCTCAGGTGTGCCCATGAGGCCggcggggcagcggcggggcggcgcggggacACGCTCGCCATGGAGTTCACGGCCATCGACTACAGCATCTTCGccctgctgctggtgctctcCTCGGCCATCGGGCTCTTCTACGCCCTGAGCGGCGACCGGCAGCGCACGGTGCAGGAGTTCCTGCTGGCCAACCGTGACATGGGCTGCCTGCCCgtggccctgtccctgctggcctcCTTCCAGTCAGCTGTGGCCATCCTGGGCGTGCCGGCTGAGATCTTTCGCTTTGGCACCGAGTACTGGTTCCTCGGCTGCTCCTatttcctggggctgctcatcCCCGCGCACATCTTCATCCCCGTCTTCTACCGGCTGCGCATCACCAGCACCTATGAGGTGGGcacgggagggcagggggacaTGGGAGGGACATGGAGAAGGCAGGGGGGACACGGTGAGGGGGCTGTGAGGAGCACAGAGCACCCTGCAGTCAGGTGCCCTGACCTCTCTCCTCGCAGTACCTGGAGCTGCGCTTCAACAAGACCGTGCGGGTCTTTGGCACCATCACCTTCATCTTCCAGATGGTGAgtggggccggggctgtggggctgcaggctctgggggctggCGTGGCTCAGCACTGCTCTCCCTCCCCGCAGGTCATCTACATGGGGGTGGTGCTCTACGCCCCCGCTCTGGCCCTCAACGCAGGTATGGTGAGCTCAggtgtggggctgtgccagggagctgctgcccctcACCCCGTTAATGTCCTCTGCCCCTTCCAGTGACAGGCTTTGACCTCTGGAGCGCCGTGCTGACCATGGGGCTGGTCTGCACACTCTACACCACGCTGGTGAGTCCCTGCGGCCGCgggtgcccgtgccctgccctgccacgtGGGCACTGTCACCCTGTGCTGACGGGCGTCCCGTGTCCCACCAGGGTGGCCTGAAGGCCGTCATCTGGACAGATGTGTTCCAGACGCTGGTGATGCTGGCAGGGCAGGTCGCCGTCATCGTGGTGGGCGCCTGGCGGGTGGGGGGCATGGCCCGTGTCTGGCGCGTGGCTGAGCAGCAGGGCAAGATCGCCGGCATCGAGTGAGCCATCTCCCGGGacccctgtcctgccctggggacacctggggcaGCCCCGGCTGGGGGAGAGGGACCCCGGAGTGGCGGTGTGGGCCACCCCTGGTACCCTCTTTCCCGTGGGGCGTGGTGAGGTCACCACGAGCCCCCTGCTTCTCCTCGCAGCCTGGACCCCAACCCCCTGGAGCGCCACACCTTCTGGTCGCTGTCGGTGGGCGGCGTGTTCATGATGCTGTCGCTGTACGGGGTGAACCAGGCGCAGGTGCAGCGCTACCTGTGCGCCCGCAGCGAGCGCCAGGCCAAGCTGtgagtggggctgggctgggcccccgcacctgggctgggccccCCGCCACCCCCCGCGGGCCCCCCGCCACCCCCCGAGTCTGACAGCCCCGCGGCGCCCGCAGCTCCTGCTACGCCGTGTTCCCCTGCCAGCAGATCGTGCTGTGCCTCAGCTGCCTCACGGGCCTCGTCATGTTTGTCTACAACCTGGAGCACCCACTGGCGCCCAGCCAGCGCCCTGCCTCCCCCGACCAGGTGGGTTAAGAGCccctcccgtgtccccccgccgcccccagccccgcacTGACCTCCCGCCACAGCTGGTGCTGTTCTTCGTGATGGACGTGCTGCAGGACCtgccggggctgcccgggctctttgtcgcctgcctcttcagcgGCGCCCTCAGGTGAGTGGGCGGTGgctcaggtgtccccaggtgtgctcaggtgtcCCGGCCGAGccccctcctgctccctgtcctcCCCAGCACCATCTCCTCCGCCTTCAACTCGCTGGCCACGGTGACCATGGAGGACCTGGTGCGGCCGCACTTCCCCGGGCTGTCGGAGTCGCGGGCCACGctgctctccaagctgctggGTGAGTAACGGGGGCTGGCTGGGGGGCAGCTGCGGGGCTGGCATGGCAGGGtgtacccagcactgctgtgacaccccgctcccctccccagctctcggTTAcgggctgctgtgcctggggatGGCATACGTGTCCTCCATGCTGGGACCCGTGCTGCAGGTAGGCACGGGGCTGTGGCACCCCAGACGGGGTGGGGACCCCGGCTCTGGCACCCCAGATGGGGTGGGGACCCCGGCTCTGGCACCCCAGACGGGGTGGGGACCCCGGCCCTGGCACCCCAGACGGGGTGGGGACCCCGGCCCTGGCACCCCAGACGGGGTGGGGACCCCGGCCCTGGCACCCCAGATGGGGTGGGGACCCCGGCCCTGGCACCCCAGACGGGGTGGGGACCCCGGCCCTGGCACCCCAGACGGGGTGgggaccccggccccggcccctccAGGGCACGGGGCTGGTGCTGAAGGccgtgtccccacaggcagccaTCAGCATCTTCGGCATGGTGGGGGGCCCGCTCCTGGGGCTCTTCTGCCTGGGCATGTTCTTCCCCTGCGCCAACCCCACCGTGAGTGTCCCCGACCTGGccggcacccccagccccgagTGGGGGCGTGGGGGAGCTGTGGGGCACCCCGAGTCCGCACGGGGACCAGCGCCCTTCTCCATGCCCGCCACAGGGAGCCGTGGTGGGGCTGCTGGCCGGGCTGGCCATGGCCTTCTGGATCGGCATCGGCAGcttcctgcagagcacagcGGGGGCCAAGGGGGTGTCCCCCGCcaacagcacagcactgcccaccGTGGGCAACCTCAGCGCCGTCCTGGCCACCACGCTGCTGCCCCCCAGCACGTCGGCACCCGCCCCGAGGTGAGCGAGGGGGGCTCGGGGGCTGGGGGTGCGGGGCGTGAGGTGCCCTGCACCCCCTGCTGACGCcgtgtcccccagccccacggGGCTGCAGCGCTTCTACAGCCTGTCCTACATGTGGTACAGCGCCCACAACTCCACCACCGTCATCCTGGTGGGGGTCCTGGTCAGCCTGCTCACCGGTGAGTGTGGGGGGCGCGGGGGCCGCCGCGCTGCCCCCGCCCCTCTCACACCCTGCGCCCCCAGGCCCCACGCCGCCGGCGGCCCTGGACCCCCGCACCATCTCCCCCGTGCTGCCgtggctgctgtgctgcctgcccCCCAAAATCCGGCGCTGGCTCTGCTGCGGGGCAGCCGGCCCTGCCCAGGTGAGGGACAGGCTCCCAGCACCCCGGGGGCCATGGGGGCACcccgctgctgcctgccctgtgcctgccctgcccgctgtgtccccacaggccgcCGGGCACGCGGGCACTGCAGAGAAGAGCCATGGGGTGCCCAACGGGCTGTCccccccccggccccgagcAGGGGGAGGAGGGACAGGGCTACGTCCGCAGTGCCGGTGCCCCCATCTACGCCGTGCAGGAAACCTCCTTCTGAAGGCCTGGCCGGGGATCCACACCCGCCTGGGGCATCCTCAGGCGTGCCGAGATGGGCGGGTGGGCGGGCTGCCCCTCCGGGGGCTCTGGGACCACGGCGGGGGGCGCGGGAGCGGTGCCCCTCTGCAGCCGGGGCGCTGTGCGGTGCCCCCGGCCCAGCCAGTGCCTTACACACCGCTCCGGGCCCGGGCTGCCCCGCCCCGGGGTGCCCCGCGCCCCCCAGCCCCGTCACCCCCTCGTGTTTGGTGTTCCCCAATAAACGGTTCTGGAGCACAGGCCTGCAGGGTCCCACGGAGCTCCCCGCTGTACCCCGGGACCCCCTGGACCCccagggggctgtccctgctgtacCCCGGGACCCTGCCACCccagggggctgtccctgtgtaccccaggacccccagggggctgtccctgtgtaCCCCAGgaccctgtcaccccaggcggTGAGTGGGGTGTCTGCAGTGCCCCCCAGGAGCCCACAGGGTACCAACACTGCCGTGTCCCCAAACGCTGGGGTATTCCCACCGTCCCCCACAGGGACCCCATTTCTCCAGTCACTGGGGGCCCCGTGGAGCCACAGCACCGCCGTGTCCCCACGTATTGGGGGTCCCCCAGTACTGCCCCCCAGGAGCCGCCATTTCCCCTGGCACCGGGCTGTCCCCCCGGGATCCCCGGTCCGTGTCCCCCCGGATCCCCCGGTCCGTGTCCCCGCCAccgggctgtccccgtgtccccccgtgtccccccggtCCGTGTCCCCGCCAccgggctgtccccgtgtccccccggtCCGTGTTCCCAGCAccgggctgtccccgtgtcccccaggatCCCCCGGTCCGTGTCCCCCCGGTCCGTGTCCCCCCGGTCCGTGTCACCGGCAccgggctgtccccgctgtcccacGTGACCCcgaggccacgccccctccccgGTTAGCCACACCCCCGCGGGTAACGGGGCGTGACGCAACAGCGCGTGACGTCACGCCGGTGTCATGGCGCCCCGGCGGCCCGCCGAGCTGTACCGGGCGCCGTTCCCGCTCTACACCGTCCGCCTGCACCCGCGGCGGCCGCTCGCCATCACCGCCGGCGGCGGGGGCGCCGCCAAGACCGGCATCCGCAATGGCGTGGTGCGGGGAGCGGGCACggggcggcggggagcggggcgcGGCAGGCTGGGGGGCCCGGGGAGGGCCCGGTGTGGCGGGGGGTGTGACACGGCGGGGCCTGGGGGGTGTGAGGGGCCCGGGAGGGTCTGACACGGCGGGGCCTGGGGGGTGTGAGGGGCTCAGGGGGGTCTGACACGGCGGGGCCTGGGGTGTCCCGGTGCCGggggtcccggtgtcccggggTCCCGGTGCCCATGGGTCCCGgtgcccggtgtcccggtgcccGGGGGTCCCGATGTCCCGGGTGTCCCGGTGCCCGGGGTCCCGGTGCCAGGGGTCCCGGTGCCCATGGGTCCCGGTGCCCATGGGTCCCGATGTCCCGGGGTCCCGGTGCCTGGGGTCCCGGTgccgggggtcccggtgcccatgggtcccggtgcccggggtcccggtgcccgggcagccccgcggcggggccgtgACCGCTCCCCCCGGCCCGCAGCacttcctgcagctggagcagatcGGCGGGCAGCTCAGCGCCTCGCTGCTGCACTGCCACGACACCGAGACCCGCGCCACCATGACCATGGCGCTGGCCGGGGATGTCATCGCCGCCGGGCAGGACAACAGCTG
The genomic region above belongs to Passer domesticus isolate bPasDom1 chromosome 3, bPasDom1.hap1, whole genome shotgun sequence and contains:
- the SLC5A6 gene encoding LOW QUALITY PROTEIN: sodium-dependent multivitamin transporter (The sequence of the model RefSeq protein was modified relative to this genomic sequence to represent the inferred CDS: inserted 2 bases in 1 codon); this encodes MEFTAIDYSIFALLLVLSSAIGLFYALSGDRQRTVQEFLLANRDMGCLPVALSLLASFQSAVAILGVPAEIFRFGTEYWFLGCSYFLGLLIPAHIFIPVFYRLRITSTYEYLELRFNKTVRVFGTITFIFQMVIYMGVVLYAPALALNAVTGFDLWSAVLTMGLVCTLYTTLGGLKAVIWTDVFQTLVMLAGQVAVIVVGAWRVGGMARVWRVAEQQGKIAGIDLDPNPLERHTFWSLSVGGVFMMLSLYGVNQAQVQRYLCARSERQAKLSCYAVFPCQQIVLCLSCLTGLVMFVYNLEHPLAPSQRPASPDQLVLFFVMDVLQDLPGLPGLFVACLFSGALSTISSAFNSLATVTMEDLVRPHFPGLSESRATLLSKLLALGYGLLCLGMAYVSSMLGPVLQAAISIFGMVGGPLLGLFCLGMFFPCANPTGAVVGLLAGLAMAFWIGIGSFLQSTAGAKGVSPANSTALPTVGNLSAVLATTLLPPSTSAPAPSPTGLQRFYSLSYMWYSAHNSTTVILVGVLVSLLTGPTPPAALDPRTISPVLPWLLCCLPPKIRRWLCCGAAGPAQAAGHAGTAEKSHGVPNGLSPPRPXEQGEEGQGYVRSAGAPIYAVQETSF